TTAAGATCTCCTAAATAATTTGCATTAAATTATTAATAATGAGATTTGGATGTGTTTTTTTCTCAATCTATTTCTAAATGATGATAAAAATCACACCTGTAAGTATCATTAGAGATATCAATTTCCGTTCTCTCCTTTAAATCTGACCTTATCCTGATCGCCACAGTATGGTCCTTGTTTGACCTCTACCATCTCTGTATCTTCAAGGAATTCAAAACCATGTCCACCAGATGCAAGAAGAATAACATCTCCTTTTATACATATCCATTCGTTAAGATATTTTTTGTCATCACTATAAAATGTGATTCTGACTTTACCTTTTCGGATAATGAGGGTCTCCTGGGTATACTGTATATTTCGCGTACAGAGGTTATGTACGTGTTCCTGAATGATATCACCTGTTTTGTGAGGGAGGAAACCCAACTGTTGGGAGAAGGAATTTGGGGTGAAGAACTCTATCTTATCAGAGGAATAGGATGCCGGAATGATAAGGGCTATCAATTGGTCTCCATTAGAAATTGACTTAATATTAGTCATATTAATATGTTTTCCCTATGTAAATATTGAAATGGTCGGTGAATTTATTAGCATCCATGTTTTTTAAATTTAGTGTAGATATTACTTTTTGGCTCAATGCTCGTTTACCTTTTTATAACATTTGTGATATTGATCAAATTTAAAATTGGAAACAGGTGGTTGATTTTAGTATTAAACCTTTTATGAAGAGATTCAGATATTCTTTATACGCATGTATACACATTTGATTGTCTATAAAAGATCAGTGGACATGGTCATTAATTTTCATAATAATTTCCCCGAGAAATAGTTGTCAGTTGTAATTGATCACATTCATTAGTCATTAATTTTCTTCTTCATGTTGGATATCGACTCGATGATTTCTCTTCCCTCATTAATCAGTGCAGGTATATCATATTTTTCTGCGATAAGGGAATGCAACTTATTCCCTATTTTTTTTGCATATTCAGGGTTTGAAATCAATGAAATGATTGCACGAGAAAAACTATCAGGTTCATCAGCAATTAAAATATCTATTTCGTGAGTAACTGGAATTCCCTCTGCTCCAAGTGTTGTTGATACCACAGGAATTTTGCATGCTCCCGCCTCTAATATCTTAAATCGTGTACCTGATTCAAATTTTAATGGTACAATTGCCAC
The window above is part of the Methanospirillum lacunae genome. Proteins encoded here:
- a CDS encoding cupin domain-containing protein, yielding MTNIKSISNGDQLIALIIPASYSSDKIEFFTPNSFSQQLGFLPHKTGDIIQEHVHNLCTRNIQYTQETLIIRKGKVRITFYSDDKKYLNEWICIKGDVILLASGGHGFEFLEDTEMVEVKQGPYCGDQDKVRFKGENGN